The following are encoded in a window of Salvelinus sp. IW2-2015 unplaced genomic scaffold, ASM291031v2 Un_scaffold83, whole genome shotgun sequence genomic DNA:
- the LOC112068088 gene encoding ATPase inhibitor B, mitochondrial: MARFLRPDVRSLLTTQLRMTSDQLGELGKGAGKGGGGGGSVREAGGALGKKQAAEEEMYFRRKEQEQLAALKQHHQEEIDHHKKEISRLQSEIDRHKGKIRKLNHDD; this comes from the exons ATGGCAAGATTTTTGAGACCTGACGTTAGGAGTCTACTCACCACACAGCTAAGGATGACATCTGACCAG CTGGGTGAGTTGGGCAAAGGTGCAGGGAAAGGAGGGGGTGGCGGAGGATCTGTCAGAGAGGCAGGAGGAGCCCTTGGAAAGAAACAGGCCGCAGAGGAGGAAATGTACTTCAG ACGTAAAGAGCAGGAACAGTTGGCTGCACTGAAGCAGCACCACCAAGAGGAGATTGATCACCACAAGAAGGAGATTTCGAGGCTGCAGAGCGAGATTGACCGTCACAAGGGGAAAATTAGGAAGCTGAATCATGATGATTGA